The proteins below come from a single Aegilops tauschii subsp. strangulata cultivar AL8/78 chromosome 6, Aet v6.0, whole genome shotgun sequence genomic window:
- the LOC109750311 gene encoding E3 ubiquitin-protein ligase At1g63170 yields the protein MATPRSPGPRGDELLDSAPLLGGGGWRRGALRRPSLRGTARLLRQGGRRAMREPSLLVRETAAEQLEERQADWAYSRPVVALDLLWNLAFILTTAVVLVLSGDESPSVPLRIWVAGYAVQCVLHMVCVAMEYRVRHGQRGGSSTAADEERGTDGSSSSIDDAGESGPHGRTGDFVSVAKHLESANTMFSFIWWIIGFYWVSAGGQVLTNDAPQLYWLCIVFLAFDVFFVVFCVALACIIGIAVCCCLPCIIAILYAVSDQEGASEDDIRQIPKYKFRRMEEPEKQSVTTTESSGGIMIECGTNQPIEKVLAAEDAECCICLSVYDDGAELRELPCGHHFHCACIDKWLHINATCPLCKLNVRKNSSSSGSEEV from the exons ATGGCGACCCCACGATCCCCGGGTCCTCGCGGCGACGAGCTCCTTGACTCAGCGCCGCTGCTCGGCGGCGGTGGGTGGCGTCGTGGCGCGCTGCGCCGGCCGTCGCTCCGTGGGACGGCGCGGCTGCTGCGGCAGGGCGGTCGGCGGGCGATGCGGGAGCCGTCCCTGCTCGTGCGGGAGACTGCGGCGGAGCAGCTAGAGGAGCGCCAGGCCGACTGGGCGTACTCCCGCCCTGTCGTGGCACTCGACCTCCTCTGGAACCTCGCCTTCATCCTCACCACCGCCGTCGTGCTCGTGCTCAGCGGCGACGAAAGCCCGTCTGTGCCGCTCCGTATTTGGGTAGCCGGGTATGCCGTTCAGTGCGTCCTGCACATGGTTTGTGTTGCCATGGAGTATCGTGTGCGTCACGGCCAGCGTGGCGGGTCCTCTACGGCCGCCGACGAGGAGAGGGGGACTGATGGATCATCCTCGTCCATAGACGACGCCGGAGAGAGCGGTCCCCATGGACGCACTGGCGACTTCGTCAG TGTAGCAAAACATCTGGAATCTGctaatacaatgttctcctttaTATGGTGGATAATTGGATTTTACTGGGTATCTGCTGGTGGACAAGTTCTTACCAATGATGCACCTCAGCTCTACTG GCTTTGCATCGTCTTTCTGGCATTTGATGTTTTCTTTGTCGTCTTTTGTGTTGCCCTGGCTTGCATCATTGGTATTGCTGTTTGTTGCTGCCTCCCTTGTATCATAGCAATTTTATATGCAGTATCAGATCAG GAGGGAGCTTCTGAAGATGACATTCGCCAAATTCCGAAATACAAATTTCGGAGGATGGAGGAGCCTGAAAAGCAATCTGTCACCACGACTGAATCTTCTGGTGGAATAATGATAGAGTGTGGTACTAACCAACCTATTGAGAAAGTACTTGCAGCTGAAGATGCA GAGTGTTGCATCTGCCTTTCAGTGTATGATGATGGCGCCGAGCTGCGTGAACTCCCTTGTGGCCACCATTTCCACTGCGCTTGCATTGACAAGTGGCTTCACATCAATGCAACTTGCCCTTTGTGTAAGTTGAATGTGCGgaaaaacagcagcagcagtggtAGTGAAGAAGTATAA
- the LOC109750316 gene encoding uncharacterized protein, whose amino-acid sequence MDDHLAVLARGEGWTEERHAAFLDGVERSFVQEVLVGAAGVSEERRASRRLCHRGPPPAGGRGQLPLDRPLPDSAVESNRRGPCSRPAARDAK is encoded by the coding sequence ATGGACGATCATCTGGCGGTGCTGGCGCGCGGCGAGGGGTGGACGGAGGAGCGGCACGCGGCGTTCCTCGACGGCGTGGAGCGCTCCTTCGTGCAGGAGGTGCTCGTGGGCGCCGCCGGCGTCAGCGAGGAGCGGCGAGCGTCGCGCAGGCTCTGCCACCGggggccgccgcccgccggcggcCGTGGCCAGCTCCCGCTGGATCGCCCCCTCCCTGACAGCGCCGTGGAGTCCAACCGCCGGGGACCCTGCTCCCGGCCCGCAGCCCGCGACGCCAAATGA